A segment of the Streptomyces sp. ITFR-21 genome:
GTCGGTGCAGGAGGTGCTGACGCGCCGGCTGCCGGCGCTGGAAGGCGATCTGCTGTGGGTGTTCTGGGGCGGCCACGGGGTCACCGATCCCGACCGCGGCCGGCGGCTCTTCTACGCCGACGCGGTGCAGGGCGACCAGCGCAACCTGGACCTGGACGCCTCGCTCAACGCCTTCACCACCGACCGGCTGCCCGGCTTCCCACGCCAGATCTGGCTGATCGACTCCTGCCAGACCTTCGCCGACGACCTCGGGATCATCCCCTCACTGCCCAGTGAACGGCCCCCCGGCGGAAGGCCGCTGCCGGGCCGCAAACAGTTCGCCCTGCTGGCCTCGGGCCCCGGGCAGCGGGCCCTCAACGATCCCGGGGAGCAGACCGGGGCGTTCTCCCGGGCGGTGCTGGCAGCGCTGGGCCGCGAGAGCTGGCCGCCGGACATGGACGCGGTCGCCGAAGTGGTGCTGGGGCAGTTCGAGGAGGGAGGGCAGCGGCCCACGTCTCTTCTGTACCGCTCCTGGGGCGGCTCCGAGACCCGCCGGGAGTTCGCCCCGCCCCGCCGCCGGCCCGGACACCCGCCCGGACGTCTGCCGCAGCCGGCCCTCAGGGAACTCGTCGACCTGCTGGAGGACCTGCCCCACATGACGGACCAGGACCAGCGTGGGCTGATCGTCGAACTGCTGCCCCGCAACCTGGCCGGCTCCATCCGACGGCACGCGGCCCCGCGGCCGGACATCCTCGGCATCGTCCTCGGGTGCGACAGCCGCCCCGGCGGGCTCGTCTCCCTCCTGGAGGCGGTCGGCGCCGTCGACCCGGGTACGAGAGACCAGGGCGGTCCTCTGACGGAGTGGGAATCGCGCTGGCTCCGGTCCGACGACGACTTGTGACCGGCTGGTCACCGTCTATCGAAGGCCGTGGGCATGAGTCATCATAAATTGTCAGGTGCACGGGGGAGCCGCAGGGGAGGCCGCGTGAGCGGGTTTACAAAGAGCATGCGATCGGAACTGCTGGACCTGAGCGACGTGCCGCTGTCCGCACTGCGGTCACAGCGTTCGGACGTCCTCGCGCGGACACTGAACCTGTTGCGGCGCCAGGTGGAGAAGCCGTGGGTGAACGTAGGCGACGACGGCCAACCACCGTTTGTGCGGACGGACTGACACTCCCTCGGAAGGAGTTCTGTGCAGCCCCATGTCCGCGCCGGAGCCGCCCCGACCGCACACCACCGTGTTCCCGTCGTGCACTTCGACGAGTTGGCCGCAGGGCGCGGCGGCGCCGAGACGGTCCGGTTCCTGCGCACCACCGAATACAGCAGACGGCTCCTCCTGCTGAGGGCCCTGCTCGACGCCATCGCCGCGGTGCCCGGAGCGTTGGGCCCGACGCCGTCGGCGGACGATGCGTGGGACGCGCTCACGGCCGCCCAGGAGCACGCCCCCGAGCACTTCAAGGAACTGCTGCTCCACCCGTCGGTCGGCATCTGGCTGGGACACGGCCTGCGGCGGCTGTCCCGGGCGGCCCCGGACATCGCCCCCCTGTGGGCCGATCTCGGCCATGTGCACGCGGTGTGCGCCGTCGCGGCGCTGCGCGCGGGACTACCGCTGCACACCACCGTGCCGTTACGTGACGGGACCGCCATGTTCCCCATGCTCGGCCTCGCCCGTCTGCCCGGACGTCCCCGCTGGTCCACGGCAAAGGTGACCGTGGCGGCCGGCCGGCTGACGGTCGATCCGGACGGTGAACGCGTCCGGCCGCCCGACCCCCTCCAGAAAGACGCCCGCGGCTGGATGGGGCTGCGCCGGCTGCGGACCGAGGTGGCCGGCCGCCCTCTGGAGGTGTGGCTGGACGACATCGATCCCTACCGCAACCTGAGCGAACCAGTGACTCCCAGGCGCCTCAGCCACCACGACCTCGCCCGCTGGCAGGAGGCGCTCGGACTCGCGCTGCGGCTGCTGGCAGTCAACGACCCGATCATGGCCGCCGCGGTCGGCGAGGGGCTGAGCACCGTCGCGCCCCTGCCGCCGGCGAGGGGGAGGAGAGCTTTGAGCGCCTCCGCCGACGACGGCTTCGGCGGTCTGCTGGCATCGCTGCCGCCCGACCCTCTGGCCTTGGCCGTCACCGTGGTGCACGAGTTCCAGCACACCAAGCTCGGCGCCCTGCTGCACCTGCTGACACTGGAGGAGGACGACGGTGCCGAGCGGCATCACGCGCCCTGGCGGGACGACCCCCGCCCGCTGAGCGGCCTGCTCCAGGGGGCGTACGCCTTCCTGGGCGTCACCGAGTTCTGGGCGCGGTACCTGGACACCGCCCCCGGGCACGAACGGCCGCTGGCGGAGTTCGAGTTCGCCCTGCGCGGGCGGCAGACCGAGGAGGTGCTGCGGAGCCTGGCCGGCGATCCGGGGCTGACCGGCCACGGTCGGCGTTTCGTGGCGGGAATGGCCGGCCGGCTGGCCGCCCTGCGGCCGGACGACCGCGTGCGGCCGGCCGTCGCCGCGCGGGCGGAGTTTGCCGCCCTCGACCACCGGACCGGTTGGCGCGTCCGGCATTGGGCGCCCGCCGTGGCCGATGTCCGCGCCCTCGCCGCGGCCTTCGCCGCCAGCGCGCCGGCCGACCGCCGGCCGGCCGCGCCGGACGTCGTCCCCGACCTCGCCGCCGCCCGGTCCTGGAGGCACCCGCGGACCGCCCTGATCCGCCGGGAACTCGCCGCCGTGGGCGCCGGCTCCGGCCCCCTCGCCGGGCCTTCGGCCGCCGCACGCGCCGCCGCCGGCCCCGAGGCCGCCGCCGACCGCGCCCTGCTGGCCGGCGACCCGGGCGCCGCGGACGCCTACGCCCGCCTGGTCGCCACCGACCCCGAGGCCCCCGACCCGTGGACCGGCCTGGTGCTGTCCCTGGCCACCGGCGCCGAGTCCTTGCTGCTCCGGCGCCCCGAACTCCCCCGGGCCGTCCACCGGGAACTGCGTGCCGCGGGCGTCCGCGCCGACCCGCGTCGCGTCGCGCTCTGGCTCACCCGGCGCTGACCGGGCGGTAGGTGTCCACTTCCGGGCGCGTCCGGTTTCCCCTGGTGGACGCCGCGAGCGGCCAGGGGCGATGCTGGGGAGGTACGGACGCCGGGGCCGGTGCGCGGGCCCGGTGGCCACGGATTTCGAGAGAGGCACGAGCTCCATGCAGACCCGCCGTATCGGTACCGTCCAGGTCAGTGCCATCGGGTTGGGCGGTATGCCCATGTCGATCGAGGGGCGCCCGGACGAGGCCCGCTCCATCGCCACGGTCC
Coding sequences within it:
- a CDS encoding effector-associated domain 2-containing protein, whose product is MTAPARPDRTYAVVVGVEQYAAGHTWDLSGPAADARRFTSWLRGHGVPAANIFLLLSALPDARGPQVDVASGAAGRESVQEVLTRRLPALEGDLLWVFWGGHGVTDPDRGRRLFYADAVQGDQRNLDLDASLNAFTTDRLPGFPRQIWLIDSCQTFADDLGIIPSLPSERPPGGRPLPGRKQFALLASGPGQRALNDPGEQTGAFSRAVLAALGRESWPPDMDAVAEVVLGQFEEGGQRPTSLLYRSWGGSETRREFAPPRRRPGHPPGRLPQPALRELVDLLEDLPHMTDQDQRGLIVELLPRNLAGSIRRHAAPRPDILGIVLGCDSRPGGLVSLLEAVGAVDPGTRDQGGPLTEWESRWLRSDDDL
- a CDS encoding HEXXH motif domain-containing protein, with the translated sequence MQPHVRAGAAPTAHHRVPVVHFDELAAGRGGAETVRFLRTTEYSRRLLLLRALLDAIAAVPGALGPTPSADDAWDALTAAQEHAPEHFKELLLHPSVGIWLGHGLRRLSRAAPDIAPLWADLGHVHAVCAVAALRAGLPLHTTVPLRDGTAMFPMLGLARLPGRPRWSTAKVTVAAGRLTVDPDGERVRPPDPLQKDARGWMGLRRLRTEVAGRPLEVWLDDIDPYRNLSEPVTPRRLSHHDLARWQEALGLALRLLAVNDPIMAAAVGEGLSTVAPLPPARGRRALSASADDGFGGLLASLPPDPLALAVTVVHEFQHTKLGALLHLLTLEEDDGAERHHAPWRDDPRPLSGLLQGAYAFLGVTEFWARYLDTAPGHERPLAEFEFALRGRQTEEVLRSLAGDPGLTGHGRRFVAGMAGRLAALRPDDRVRPAVAARAEFAALDHRTGWRVRHWAPAVADVRALAAAFAASAPADRRPAAPDVVPDLAAARSWRHPRTALIRRELAAVGAGSGPLAGPSAAARAAAGPEAAADRALLAGDPGAADAYARLVATDPEAPDPWTGLVLSLATGAESLLLRRPELPRAVHRELRAAGVRADPRRVALWLTRR